GCGGGTGCGATCCATGATCAGGTCCACGACCTTGCGGGTCTCCTCGTGGCCCAGATCCTCCTTGATGAGTTCGGAGCCGCGGCCGGAGTAGACCAGATGGTAGAAACAGATGCGGGGAATGTCGCGCTGCTCGATGAGGTCGAACAGATGCGGAATTTCCTGAGCGTTGCGCTTGTTGATGGTGAAGCGCAGGCCGACCTTGAGGCCTTCGGCCTGACAGTTCTCCACGCCCTGAAGCGCCTTCTTGTAGGAGCCCTTCACCCCGCGGAACTGGTCGTGCACCTCTTCGGCGCCGTCAAGGGAAATGCCCACGTAGGAAAGGCCCACTTCCTTGAGTTCCTTGGCTTTCTTCTTGGTGATCAGGGTGCCGTTGGTGGAGATGACCGCACGCATTCCCTTGGAAGTGGCGTGCTTGGCCAGTTCGACCAGGTCTTCGCGCACCAGGGGTTCGCCGCCGGAAAACAGCATGACCGGAGCGCCGAACGCGGCCAGGTCATTGATCATTTCCTTGGCCTTTTCCGTGGAGATCGGGTCCTTGTGACCGCTGGGGTCCACAGCCTGCGCGTAGCAGTGGACGCACTTGAGGTTGCACCGCTGGGTCATGTTCCAGACCACTACCGGCTTCTTGTCTTTGGAAAATTGCAGCAGATGGGAGGGGAGCTGCCCGGATTCGCGGCCGTAACGGAGCGCGTCCGAGGGTTCCACCGCGCCACAGTAAAGCTTGGAAATGCCTATCATGAATGAAACCTCGTTAAAGTATGTGAGGGCTTTGGGGTACCACACAATGAGGGTGGTGTAAAAGATGAAAAAAGGGGCAA
Above is a window of Pseudodesulfovibrio tunisiensis DNA encoding:
- the ahbC gene encoding 12,18-didecarboxysiroheme deacetylase; this encodes MIGISKLYCGAVEPSDALRYGRESGQLPSHLLQFSKDKKPVVVWNMTQRCNLKCVHCYAQAVDPSGHKDPISTEKAKEMINDLAAFGAPVMLFSGGEPLVREDLVELAKHATSKGMRAVISTNGTLITKKKAKELKEVGLSYVGISLDGAEEVHDQFRGVKGSYKKALQGVENCQAEGLKVGLRFTINKRNAQEIPHLFDLIEQRDIPRICFYHLVYSGRGSELIKEDLGHEETRKVVDLIMDRTRALHDMGKPKEVLTVDNHADGPYVYFRMLKEDPKRAAEVLELLKMNEGNSSGRGIGCISWDGKVHADQFMRHHTFGNVLERPFSEIWTDKNIELLNKLKDKRPHVTGRCAKCRFLNICGGNFRARAEAYYDDFWAPDPACYLTDEEISGEPL